The following are from one region of the Luteimonas sp. MC1572 genome:
- a CDS encoding CinA family protein, whose amino-acid sequence MDVPGDALLADLAQALGARLEAARDRLVTAESCTGGWIAKTVTDVAGSSTWFDCGLAAYSYEAKQALLGVRAQTLEEQGAVSRDTAIEMVSGALVHSGASVAVAVTGIAGPGGGTDDKPVGTVWIAWKRRGGYPHAELFHFDGDRDAVRRQTVGEALRGLERLL is encoded by the coding sequence ATGGATGTTCCGGGTGACGCCCTGTTGGCGGACCTTGCGCAAGCGCTTGGCGCGCGGCTCGAAGCCGCGCGCGACAGGCTGGTCACGGCGGAGAGCTGCACCGGCGGCTGGATCGCCAAGACGGTGACCGATGTCGCCGGCTCGTCGACGTGGTTCGACTGCGGGCTCGCGGCGTACAGCTACGAGGCGAAGCAGGCGCTGCTCGGCGTGCGCGCGCAGACGCTCGAAGAGCAGGGCGCCGTCAGCCGTGACACCGCGATCGAGATGGTGTCCGGTGCGCTGGTCCATTCCGGTGCGTCGGTGGCGGTCGCGGTCACCGGCATCGCCGGGCCCGGCGGCGGCACCGACGACAAGCCGGTGGGCACGGTGTGGATCGCCTGGAAACGTCGCGGCGGCTATCCGCATGCCGAGCTCTTCCACTTCGACGGCGACCGTGACGCGGTGCGCCGGCAGACGGTCGGCGAGGCGCTGCGCGGCCTCGAACGCCTGCTCTGA